The DNA window GATAGAAGATTCAATGTTACTATGCACAAGTCCAATAGCGTGGCCTAGTTCATGTAGCGCCAAACTAGAAATGTCTATTCCATCGGGCACTTCCCCGACCACCAAATTTTCGTCTGCATCAAAATGAATCTCACCATTAGGTGGATAAAAAGCGTGAGCCAATACCTTACCGGGGCCATCAAAGGGATGACCATCTCCATGTTCTCTTTGAAAGAAACTAAATTTCAAGTCAGCATTGGAGAAGTCATTACTGCGGTCAACGAATGTCAATGGACTCACCATGTCCCATGTAGCCAACGCGATCCATATCTGGGCAATGACATCTGATCGTGTCCCCGACTGAATAGCATAACTCAAGCTAATCTTATTCCACTTTTTATTTGATGgcaaataaaatgaattagttaTGTTGGTTCCGTGAAAGTGGTGTTGGTATTTCTCAACGTGTGTATGATCTGAATTCCCACAACGAGAGGTATCCATTAGAGACAATGTTTTTGAATCTAGGACTCCCGATACATTTAGGTGAAAAAAAACCTGGTATTTCTTCACTGCTTCCTCTAGGGCATCATCGAAATTTCCCTCATTGTTTGTATCGGTGTGAACATGGGACGGACTCAGATAGCCATACTTTACGAGATATTGCTTAATGCGATGAAGTCCCATCACTTCATCACCTTTCTTGGAATTCAATAAAGATTGCACAAACATAGAAGTTGAGTTATTGGATTGTTTATGAGATGCTTGCATGGTGGGATTGGCGAAAACTAGAAGCAACATGAGCCAACATAATAATATAGTTGCAAAATAGAAAAGAGAACATTTGCATAACCATGTTGacatgtttgttttatttagttGGTGTTATAAGCTTATATGTATATTGTTGTTATTTGTATATAACTTCATaacccaattaattaaaatatccaatattaattttttacattcaccaaatatttatattgtcaCATGTATACACCAAATAATATCGTAGATATAAGTGTGTATTTGAAAATGGATCTTATATGTAAACTATAAGTGGATTAATTAGTTAgatatttgtttacccattggTTCTTATTTGTaaagacatttattttgaatttatataatttgtctataaaaaataattaaaattagctAGATGTTGTATTCTTggtttattattttcttataaaactaatattgttttatattctataaaatataaaatgacaaTATCACACCAGATCAAAATAAGACAGAATTACAAAGATTATTGGAAAAAAAGACAATTAGATGACTGactataataaaaacaaatatgcaATTAACTTTAACAGCGATATTTCCTGTTCTTATTCTTTTAACGGAGTTATGGTTATAACCACGTAATATTAACATTGTTAAGCCTTAACTCTATTAAATgcaaataataacattttttttggtAATCACGACggatttataaatattttataaaaatatttcaattatttgattaaacataaatttagaTAAGATAATAGTCTAAAATATaccttaattatataaataaatttaataaaaaaaaattttgttaaaatctAGATTTAATGTAGCTGCAAgtattttatagttataatatatgatttaagATATTTCTAATAAACTTCCATTTGAGCTgcaataacacatttttatttttataagattgtGTCAAGGCTAAAACGATATactttaaaatttgataactatttatttttatagaatagAAGATTGATTTGTACACAAATTGtgatttgaaaaacaaatccataatttatttgcatatttgatttgaaattttagaatctctttcatatttaaaaaatatatataatcatgatTAGACGATATTTCACATTTCATATATGATATTGGTAGGATTTTTTTTTACGtgaatcattaattaattaaggataatcattaccaaatcaaacaatattttgtgCAGATATTTGTAAGTCTTTGTATATGTGACTAGCTTAtactatgatttttttaaaaacaaaaataaataatttaattgttaggaattattttatataaatataattttaaatacatagaCTTACAAAAATTAGTCGATATTCATAAGTCTCACTAGAAAAATGGGCATTAATAAGGGCTAATGCagaacgccgttactgataacTTTTAGTAACGGCTTATAATTCCGTTAATATTCATTACCGAAACGAACGTTACTGATATTGTTCACATTAGAAATATTCGGTTCGCATGATTGTATGAAATCGCTGTGCAagtgttaaatttaatttttgctAAAAGTACAAAAATCATAGCTAGTAATGAAATTGTTGcacttacttataatattcttcagcttcgcgACAATTTTTTAAGATGTACCAATGAGCACGCTCACGATCCCCAGTTGGTAT is part of the Impatiens glandulifera chromosome 1, dImpGla2.1, whole genome shotgun sequence genome and encodes:
- the LOC124925511 gene encoding metalloendoproteinase 3-MMP-like gives rise to the protein MLLLVFANPTMQASHKQSNNSTSMFVQSLLNSKKGDEVMGLHRIKQYLVKYGYLSPSHVHTDTNNEGNFDDALEEAVKKYQVFFHLNVSGVLDSKTLSLMDTSRCGNSDHTHVEKYQHHFHGTNITNSFYLPSNKKWNKISLSYAIQSGTRSDVIAQIWIALATWDMVSPLTFVDRSNDFSNADLKFSFFQREHGDGHPFDGPGKVLAHAFYPPNGEIHFDADENLVVGEVPDGIDISSLALHELGHAIGLVHSNIESSIMWPYMSPGIVKGLHIDDVHAIRALYPL